A single window of Acanthopagrus latus isolate v.2019 chromosome 1, fAcaLat1.1, whole genome shotgun sequence DNA harbors:
- the klhl2 gene encoding kelch-like protein 2 isoform X2 gives MRKAFKVMNELRSQSLLCDVTIVAEDVEIAAHRVVLAAGSPYFHAMFTGEMAESRAKRVRIKEMDGWTLGLLVDYIYTAEIQVTEENVQALLPAAGLLQLNEVKKACCEFLSSQLHPSNCLGIRAFADLHACSQLLTQANSYAEQHFTEVVGSEEFLNLGMEQVSSLIASDKLTIPTEEKVFEAVIAWVNHDKDVRQEHLAHLMEHVRLPLLSREYLVQRVEEESLIKNSSACKDYLIEAMKYHLLPADQRALMKTARTRMRTPACCPKVMVVVGGQAPKAIRSVECYDFEEQRWYQVAELPTRRCRAGVVYVSGCVYAVGGFNGSLRVRTVDCYDPMMDRWTSVSSMQDRRSTLGAAVLNGLLYAVGGFDGSTGLSTIEAYNAKTDEWFHVLPMSTRRSSVGVGVVNGILYAVGGYDGATRQCLSTVEAYNPKSNTWSYITEMGTRRSGAGVGVLKGLLYAVGGHDGPLVRKSCEVYDPASNSWRQVADMNMCRRNAGVCAVNNLLYVVGGDDGSCNLASVEFYNPNSDKWTLLPTCMSTGRSYAGVTVIDKPL, from the exons ATGAGGAAGGCGTTCAAAGTCATGAACGAGCTGCGCAG CCAGAGCTTGTTGTGCGACGTGACCATAGTGGCGGAGGATGTAGAGATCGCTGCTCACAGGGTGGTTCTGGCTGCAGGGAGCCCCTACTTCCACGCTATGTTCACAG GTGAGATGGCAGAGAGCAGAGCGAAACGGGTGAGGATAAAGGAGATGGACGGCTGGACTCTGGGCCTGCTGGTGGACTACATCTATACGGCAGAGATCCAGGTCACGGAGGAGAACGTGCAG gCCTTGCTGCCCGCAGCAGGTCTGCTCCAGCTGAACGAGGTGAAGAAAGCTTGTTGTGAGTTCCTGAGCTCTCAGCTTCATCCATCCAACTGTCTGGGAATACGAGCCTTCGCTGACCTACACGCCTGCTCTCAGCTCCTCACACAGGCCAACAGCTatgcag AGCAACATTTCACTGAGGTGGTCGGGAGTGAAGAGTTCCTCAATTTGGGGATGGAGCAAGTATCCAGTCTGATCGCCAGCGACAAGCTCACCATCCCCACAGAGGaaaag GTTTTTGAGGCTGTGATAGCTTGGGTCAACCACGACAAAGACGTCCGGCAGGAACACTTGGCTCACCTGATGGAACACGTTCGCCTGCCGCTTCTCTCCAGAGAATACCTGGTTCAG cgggtggaggaggagtcTCTGATAAAGAACAGCAGCGCGTGTAAAGACTACCTGATCGAGGCCATGAAGTATCACCTGCTGCCCGCTGACCAGAGGGCTCTGATGAAAACTGCACGCACACGGATGAGGACGCCAGCCTGCTGTCCTAAG GTGATGGTTGTGGTCGGAGGCCAGGCTCCAAAGGCCATCCGCAGTGTCGAGTGTTACGACTTTGAGGAGCAGCGATGGTACCAGGTGGCCGAGCTGCCGACCAGGAGGTGCAGAGCAG GTGTGGTGTACGTGAGCGGCTGCGTGTATGCCGTAGGCGGTTTCAACGGATCTTTACGCGTACGGACGGTCGACTGTTACGACCCGATGATGGACCGCTGGACGAGCGTGAGCAGCATGCAGGACCGCCGATCGACGCTCGGAGCCGCTGTGCTCAACGGACTCCTGTACGCCGTGGGGGGCTTCGACGGCAGCACAG GTCTGTCGACAATCGAGGCGTACAACGCCAAGACAGACGAGTGGTTCCATGTGTTACCCATGAGCACCCGAAGGAGCAGCGTGGGAGTGGGCGTTGTCAATG GGATCCTGTATGCAGTCGGTGGTTATGATGGTGCCACGAGACAGTGTCTGAGCACAGTAGAAGCTTACAATCCTAAAAGCAACACGTGGAGCTACATCACTGAGATGGGCACGAGACGCAGCGGAGCAG GCGTCGGTGTGTTAAAAGGTTTGCTGTATGCCGTGGGAGGTCACGACGGCCCACTAGTGAGGAAGAGCTGTGAAGTTTACGATCCGGCCTCTAACAGCTGGCGACAGGTAGCTGACATGAACATGTGTCGCCGCAACGCAG gtgtgtgtgccgTGAACAACTTACTGTACGTGGTGGGAGGAGACGATGGCAGCTGCAACTTGGCCTCCGTGGAGTTCTACAATCCAAACTCGGACAAGTGGACGCTACTGCCGACCTGCATGAGCACAGGGCGGAGTTATGCAG GTGTGACTGTGATCGACAAGCCCTTATGA
- the klhl2 gene encoding kelch-like protein 2 isoform X1: MVHAAGPSFQPLKNTGIMDSHPLCTRLCPHALDKEDGVERQGPVTLNPRHMRKAFKVMNELRSQSLLCDVTIVAEDVEIAAHRVVLAAGSPYFHAMFTGEMAESRAKRVRIKEMDGWTLGLLVDYIYTAEIQVTEENVQALLPAAGLLQLNEVKKACCEFLSSQLHPSNCLGIRAFADLHACSQLLTQANSYAEQHFTEVVGSEEFLNLGMEQVSSLIASDKLTIPTEEKVFEAVIAWVNHDKDVRQEHLAHLMEHVRLPLLSREYLVQRVEEESLIKNSSACKDYLIEAMKYHLLPADQRALMKTARTRMRTPACCPKVMVVVGGQAPKAIRSVECYDFEEQRWYQVAELPTRRCRAGVVYVSGCVYAVGGFNGSLRVRTVDCYDPMMDRWTSVSSMQDRRSTLGAAVLNGLLYAVGGFDGSTGLSTIEAYNAKTDEWFHVLPMSTRRSSVGVGVVNGILYAVGGYDGATRQCLSTVEAYNPKSNTWSYITEMGTRRSGAGVGVLKGLLYAVGGHDGPLVRKSCEVYDPASNSWRQVADMNMCRRNAGVCAVNNLLYVVGGDDGSCNLASVEFYNPNSDKWTLLPTCMSTGRSYAGVTVIDKPL, from the exons ATGGTGCATGCCGCTGGGCCAAGTTTTCAGCCTCTGAAAAACACCGGAATCATGGACAGTCATCcgct GTGCACTAGACTTTGTCCACACGCTCTGGACAAAGAAGACGGAGTCGAGAGGCAAGGTCCTGTCACTCTCAACCCTCGGCACATGAGGAAGGCGTTCAAAGTCATGAACGAGCTGCGCAG CCAGAGCTTGTTGTGCGACGTGACCATAGTGGCGGAGGATGTAGAGATCGCTGCTCACAGGGTGGTTCTGGCTGCAGGGAGCCCCTACTTCCACGCTATGTTCACAG GTGAGATGGCAGAGAGCAGAGCGAAACGGGTGAGGATAAAGGAGATGGACGGCTGGACTCTGGGCCTGCTGGTGGACTACATCTATACGGCAGAGATCCAGGTCACGGAGGAGAACGTGCAG gCCTTGCTGCCCGCAGCAGGTCTGCTCCAGCTGAACGAGGTGAAGAAAGCTTGTTGTGAGTTCCTGAGCTCTCAGCTTCATCCATCCAACTGTCTGGGAATACGAGCCTTCGCTGACCTACACGCCTGCTCTCAGCTCCTCACACAGGCCAACAGCTatgcag AGCAACATTTCACTGAGGTGGTCGGGAGTGAAGAGTTCCTCAATTTGGGGATGGAGCAAGTATCCAGTCTGATCGCCAGCGACAAGCTCACCATCCCCACAGAGGaaaag GTTTTTGAGGCTGTGATAGCTTGGGTCAACCACGACAAAGACGTCCGGCAGGAACACTTGGCTCACCTGATGGAACACGTTCGCCTGCCGCTTCTCTCCAGAGAATACCTGGTTCAG cgggtggaggaggagtcTCTGATAAAGAACAGCAGCGCGTGTAAAGACTACCTGATCGAGGCCATGAAGTATCACCTGCTGCCCGCTGACCAGAGGGCTCTGATGAAAACTGCACGCACACGGATGAGGACGCCAGCCTGCTGTCCTAAG GTGATGGTTGTGGTCGGAGGCCAGGCTCCAAAGGCCATCCGCAGTGTCGAGTGTTACGACTTTGAGGAGCAGCGATGGTACCAGGTGGCCGAGCTGCCGACCAGGAGGTGCAGAGCAG GTGTGGTGTACGTGAGCGGCTGCGTGTATGCCGTAGGCGGTTTCAACGGATCTTTACGCGTACGGACGGTCGACTGTTACGACCCGATGATGGACCGCTGGACGAGCGTGAGCAGCATGCAGGACCGCCGATCGACGCTCGGAGCCGCTGTGCTCAACGGACTCCTGTACGCCGTGGGGGGCTTCGACGGCAGCACAG GTCTGTCGACAATCGAGGCGTACAACGCCAAGACAGACGAGTGGTTCCATGTGTTACCCATGAGCACCCGAAGGAGCAGCGTGGGAGTGGGCGTTGTCAATG GGATCCTGTATGCAGTCGGTGGTTATGATGGTGCCACGAGACAGTGTCTGAGCACAGTAGAAGCTTACAATCCTAAAAGCAACACGTGGAGCTACATCACTGAGATGGGCACGAGACGCAGCGGAGCAG GCGTCGGTGTGTTAAAAGGTTTGCTGTATGCCGTGGGAGGTCACGACGGCCCACTAGTGAGGAAGAGCTGTGAAGTTTACGATCCGGCCTCTAACAGCTGGCGACAGGTAGCTGACATGAACATGTGTCGCCGCAACGCAG gtgtgtgtgccgTGAACAACTTACTGTACGTGGTGGGAGGAGACGATGGCAGCTGCAACTTGGCCTCCGTGGAGTTCTACAATCCAAACTCGGACAAGTGGACGCTACTGCCGACCTGCATGAGCACAGGGCGGAGTTATGCAG GTGTGACTGTGATCGACAAGCCCTTATGA
- the med28 gene encoding mediator of RNA polymerase II transcription subunit 28 — protein MASSMSGMFSGQQPSGAHPVGGPGGPGQPGFPVTAPRAPGGNTLVDELEASFEACFASLVSQDYVNGTDQEEIRTGVDQCIQKFLDVARQTECFFLQKRLQLSVQKPEQVVKEDVSELRNELQRKELLVQKHLSKLHHWQQVLEDVSVQHRKPSDLPPPGPLAFLEQASASLPPAPLKPN, from the exons ATGGCATCATCCATGAGTGGGATGTTTTCGGGCCAGCAGCCGTCAGGTGCGCATCCCGTCGGTGGTCCCGGCGGACCGGGCCAGCCGGGCTTCCCCGTAACCGCTCCCAGAGCCCCGGGAGGCAACACACTGGTGGATGAACTGGAGGCTTCCTTCGAG GCATGTTTTGCATCTCTGGTGAGCCAAGACTACGTTAATGGAACTGACCAGGAGGAGATTCGAACTG GTGTTGACCAGTGCATACAGAAGTTCCTGGACGTGGCGCGACAGACGGAGTGCTTCTTCTTGCAGAAGAGGCTTCAGTTATCTGTGCAGAAACCAGAGCAGGTGGTGAAAGAG GATGTCTCAGAGTTACGCaatgagctgcagaggaaagagCTGCTGGTTCAGAAACACTTGTCCAAACTGCACCACTGGCAACAAGTGCTCGAGGACGTGAGCGTTCAGCACCGCAAACCCTCAGACCTCCCCCCTCCTGGACCGCTGGCCTTTCTGGAGCAGGCCTCCGCGAGCCTGCCCCCTGCCCCTTTAAAACCAAACTAA